The following coding sequences are from one Desulfosporosinus orientis DSM 765 window:
- a CDS encoding hydantoinase B/oxoprolinase family protein produces MSEHTTDMVTDLITLDIIKDSLQAIGEEMFYSVARTSKSPIIYEVLDFASGLTDEKGRLLTQGNGVAGFLGMLSSMVKEVIEKYTSKGNIKEGDIIMINDPYRGGGSHLQDVGLVIPVYIDGEIFCYCANKCHWSELGGKDPGYSVDSSEIYQEGLQFPCIKLFNGGVINEAVIEIIRSNVRLPDMSIGDMWAQVSGLRTGEKRIRELCNKYGKQTVKDAIERLLKNSAEYSRSRVAAIPDGVYTASGFMDRDVLGNGPFSIRTAVTIKGNRMIVDFTGSALQTSGPINLSRTGLISAMRSIFLACTGPEQDINDGVFEPLEIIAEEGSIFSAQRPAAVSCYYESMQFALDLVWQAMAPVVEKGRLTAGHFLTVGAYSLSGTHSVTGDPFVDVGPTLGGWGAGVDRDGDSAQFCTGDGETYNIPAEVLEAKFGYRVTEYSLNTNNAGAGEYRGGYGIILGHQALNDNVYFSGTYGRFDYPAWGYNGGQDGSPNGFDFIRRDGSYEPQAGTGSKILLHKGDIVRMVTGTGGGYGNPLQRPPEMVALDVKNGYITVKDAEEIYGVLVDETGNTLQGVTEARKALVI; encoded by the coding sequence ATGTCAGAGCATACAACAGATATGGTTACAGATCTTATTACCTTGGATATTATTAAAGATTCACTGCAAGCCATAGGTGAAGAAATGTTCTATTCGGTAGCGAGAACGTCCAAAAGTCCCATTATTTACGAAGTTCTGGACTTTGCCTCCGGGCTGACGGATGAGAAAGGACGCCTGCTGACCCAGGGAAATGGCGTTGCAGGTTTTTTGGGCATGCTTTCTTCCATGGTTAAGGAAGTTATTGAAAAATATACTTCCAAGGGCAATATTAAGGAAGGCGACATTATTATGATCAACGACCCTTATAGGGGCGGCGGTTCGCACCTGCAAGACGTCGGTCTGGTCATTCCCGTTTATATTGACGGGGAGATTTTTTGCTACTGTGCCAACAAATGTCACTGGTCAGAATTAGGCGGCAAGGACCCCGGCTATTCCGTGGATTCCAGTGAAATTTACCAGGAAGGTCTCCAGTTTCCCTGCATTAAACTCTTCAATGGAGGGGTTATCAACGAGGCTGTTATTGAAATCATCCGCAGCAACGTCCGTTTGCCGGACATGTCCATCGGGGATATGTGGGCACAGGTTTCAGGTCTGCGCACAGGCGAAAAGCGCATCCGGGAACTTTGCAACAAATACGGCAAGCAGACGGTCAAGGATGCTATTGAGCGCCTGCTAAAAAACAGCGCAGAATACTCTCGCAGCAGGGTGGCAGCTATCCCGGACGGCGTCTACACCGCCAGCGGCTTTATGGACCGGGATGTGCTGGGCAACGGACCCTTTTCGATCCGGACGGCCGTAACCATCAAGGGCAACCGGATGATAGTTGATTTCACGGGCAGCGCGCTCCAGACCTCCGGGCCCATTAATTTAAGCCGCACCGGTTTGATATCGGCTATGCGCAGTATTTTCCTGGCCTGCACCGGTCCCGAACAGGATATCAATGACGGTGTCTTCGAGCCATTGGAGATTATTGCCGAGGAAGGCAGCATTTTCAGTGCCCAAAGACCGGCAGCAGTATCCTGTTATTATGAATCCATGCAGTTTGCCCTGGATTTGGTTTGGCAAGCCATGGCTCCGGTGGTGGAAAAGGGCAGGCTGACCGCAGGGCATTTCCTCACTGTCGGCGCCTATTCACTCTCCGGTACCCATTCCGTGACAGGAGATCCCTTTGTGGATGTCGGGCCAACTTTGGGCGGCTGGGGCGCCGGCGTCGATCGGGATGGCGACAGCGCCCAGTTCTGCACCGGCGATGGAGAAACCTACAACATCCCAGCTGAAGTACTGGAGGCCAAGTTTGGCTATCGGGTCACGGAATACAGCCTGAACACCAACAATGCCGGTGCAGGGGAATACCGGGGAGGCTACGGCATTATTCTCGGCCATCAGGCCTTAAACGATAACGTTTATTTTTCGGGAACCTACGGGCGCTTTGATTATCCGGCCTGGGGCTACAACGGAGGACAGGACGGTTCTCCCAACGGCTTTGATTTCATCCGCAGGGACGGCTCTTATGAGCCTCAGGCCGGCACAGGCTCAAAAATCCTGCTGCACAAGGGGGATATCGTCCGGATGGTCACCGGTACTGGCGGCGGCTACGGCAATCCCTTGCAGCGTCCGCCAGAAATGGTAGCCCTGGATGTAAAAAACGGCTATATCACCGTTAAAGACGCAGAGGAAATCTACGGGGTATTGGTAGATGAGACGGGCAATACCCTTCAGGGTGTTACCGAAGCGAGAAAGGCCTTGGTCATTTAG
- a CDS encoding AraC family transcriptional regulator → MHAWEAIQKSVDYIETHTTEEISIETLAGIAGLSPYYFQRLFKRLVKKTVFEYVRLRRLAQSAQALKDNKRIADVAAEYGFSSHANFTRAFKEAYNITPEEYRRKSIPLNQVNKPDLQLNYILVDENVPLITDGIVIEITRRKLDKPETYHGLTAQISISNQIPVGETTGIDTPFILWERFHKMKPEIKGLSPNGVEIGASMMGNMKNGTFTYFAGASAIGETPVSDPLTAWVLPAAEYIVCSLETENFTELITAALDKAMKYLFGTWLPKHKLTTQPFSAEKYYRPTSDGAYMEIWVIPVPIESEQISN, encoded by the coding sequence ATGCACGCATGGGAAGCAATACAAAAATCAGTCGATTATATCGAAACACACACAACAGAAGAAATCAGCATTGAAACCCTTGCCGGTATTGCCGGCTTATCGCCCTATTATTTTCAAAGATTATTTAAGCGGCTTGTCAAAAAAACAGTGTTTGAATATGTTCGATTACGGAGATTAGCTCAATCTGCACAGGCTTTGAAAGATAATAAGAGAATTGCAGATGTTGCCGCAGAATACGGATTTTCAAGTCACGCAAATTTTACCAGAGCATTTAAGGAGGCTTATAATATCACGCCGGAAGAATACCGCAGAAAATCAATTCCCCTTAATCAGGTGAATAAGCCGGATTTACAACTTAACTATATTTTGGTAGACGAAAATGTCCCCTTAATTACTGATGGGATTGTTATAGAAATCACACGAAGAAAACTGGATAAGCCAGAAACATATCACGGTTTAACAGCACAAATATCAATATCCAATCAAATACCGGTGGGTGAAACGACAGGCATTGACACTCCATTTATATTGTGGGAGCGTTTTCATAAAATGAAGCCGGAAATAAAAGGCCTTTCTCCTAATGGGGTTGAAATTGGCGCCTCTATGATGGGAAATATGAAAAACGGCACTTTCACCTATTTTGCGGGTGCGTCCGCCATTGGCGAAACACCTGTTAGTGATCCCTTGACAGCTTGGGTATTGCCTGCAGCCGAATATATTGTTTGTTCTCTTGAAACTGAAAACTTTACAGAACTTATAACGGCTGCTCTTGATAAAGCTATGAAATATCTCTTTGGCACATGGCTCCCCAAGCACAAATTAACGACACAACCATTTTCGGCGGAAAAATATTATAGACCAACTTCTGATGGTGCCTATATGGAAATATGGGTAATACCTGTTCCTATAGAAAGTGAACAGATTTCGAATTGA
- a CDS encoding methyltetrahydrofolate cobalamin methyltransferase, whose amino-acid sequence MVVVGELINTSRKVIREAVEKRDTDYIQQIAKAQGEAGAHYLDINCGTMVGEEAAIMEWLVNTVQEVSNLPLCIDSPSTAALVAGLELAKAPNPMINSITAEEKRFQNVLPLIKKYKAKIVALCIEDAGMPETAKDRLRIAQYLVTKLETEGISQGDIYLDPLIKPISAGDTYGREVLESIRLIKEVFPEVHFMCGLSNVSYSLPNRALVNRLFMVQTMAMGMDGYILDPTNKDMMGALYIATALTGQDKYCRGYLKAHRKGLYS is encoded by the coding sequence ATGGTCGTCGTTGGAGAATTAATAAACACCAGTCGAAAAGTGATTCGAGAAGCAGTAGAGAAGAGAGACACTGACTACATTCAACAAATTGCCAAAGCTCAAGGAGAAGCGGGTGCCCATTACTTAGACATTAACTGCGGTACAATGGTAGGCGAAGAAGCTGCAATTATGGAATGGCTCGTCAATACAGTTCAGGAGGTTAGCAACCTGCCTTTGTGTATCGACAGCCCCAGTACCGCAGCCTTGGTAGCCGGCTTAGAGCTTGCTAAAGCACCTAACCCCATGATCAACTCCATAACCGCTGAAGAAAAGCGGTTTCAAAATGTCCTGCCCTTAATCAAAAAGTATAAGGCCAAAATAGTAGCACTCTGTATTGAGGATGCCGGTATGCCGGAAACAGCAAAAGACCGGCTGCGGATAGCACAGTATTTGGTTACAAAATTGGAGACTGAGGGAATTTCTCAGGGAGATATTTATCTTGATCCATTGATTAAGCCAATCAGTGCCGGAGATACCTATGGCCGGGAAGTATTAGAGAGCATCAGGCTTATTAAAGAGGTATTTCCTGAGGTCCATTTCATGTGCGGGCTAAGTAATGTTTCCTATAGCCTGCCCAACAGGGCTCTTGTTAACCGGCTGTTTATGGTGCAGACCATGGCTATGGGAATGGATGGTTATATTCTAGACCCTACCAACAAAGACATGATGGGTGCTTTGTATATCGCCACAGCTCTAACCGGTCAGGATAAATACTGCAGGGGATATTTAAAAGCCCACCGCAAAGGCCTGTATAGTTAG
- a CDS encoding cobalamin B12-binding domain-containing protein yields the protein MYEEISKALAELEEDALLDGVKNLYGQGVPVFDILAALQKGMEEVGRKFEAKDYFLSELIMSADVFKEATGLLGDAFANTASETLGTVVMGTVKEDIHDIGKDIVVTILKCNGFNVIDLGVDVPYEKFVEAIKEHNPQIVGLSCLLTSAFDNMKGTIAAIEEAGLREGRTILIGGGPTDEKVKDFVRADGVCKNAQEAVETCKTIVGGN from the coding sequence ATGTATGAGGAAATTTCCAAAGCCCTTGCGGAATTAGAAGAGGATGCATTATTAGATGGGGTTAAAAATTTATATGGCCAAGGGGTTCCTGTTTTTGATATCCTGGCGGCTCTCCAAAAAGGAATGGAGGAAGTGGGCCGGAAGTTTGAAGCGAAGGACTACTTTCTTTCCGAGCTGATCATGTCGGCAGACGTCTTCAAGGAGGCTACTGGTCTTTTAGGGGATGCCTTTGCCAATACTGCTTCAGAAACATTGGGAACAGTGGTCATGGGAACGGTCAAAGAGGACATTCATGATATCGGTAAAGATATCGTGGTTACCATCTTAAAGTGCAACGGCTTTAATGTCATTGACCTGGGAGTGGATGTCCCTTATGAAAAGTTTGTGGAGGCCATCAAGGAACATAATCCTCAAATTGTTGGTTTATCCTGTCTTTTGACCTCCGCATTTGATAACATGAAAGGAACGATAGCGGCCATTGAAGAGGCAGGTCTCAGGGAAGGCCGGACCATCTTAATTGGCGGCGGGCCAACTGACGAAAAAGTTAAGGACTTTGTGAGAGCCGACGGCGTTTGCAAGAACGCCCAGGAAGCTGTTGAAACTTGCAAAACGATTGTGGGGGGGAATTAA
- a CDS encoding uroporphyrinogen decarboxylase family protein, which produces MDSQVLLAERKARIAKAVALEETDRTPVILEMAAFTARVEKIPMAKWGSDSFISAQAMINTFKKVGGADGVDYGSLFPPLLSLIWLSKVKLAGKELPEDSLWQVSEAELMTKDDYDRIITEGYPNWMISFFHEKIGADVFQQIMAEMQKGPEIMEMWKNKGIPVMSGGTASVPFEYYCGARSFAKFVRDLYKIPDKVQAAMDAALPYMTPQTIQGTKELGCDYMWIGGWRSAGSMLSQPLWDRFVFPYFEKVITETIEAGLIPILHFDSDWTRDLERFKIFPKGKCILELDGMTDIFKAKEILGDTMCIMGDVPASMFTLGTPDEVYKYSRKLIEEIGPQGFILHSGCDIPIDAKLENVQAMVAAATGK; this is translated from the coding sequence ATGGATTCTCAAGTGCTATTGGCAGAACGAAAAGCCCGAATTGCCAAGGCGGTTGCTCTTGAAGAAACGGACCGCACACCAGTCATCCTGGAGATGGCTGCCTTTACCGCTCGGGTAGAAAAAATCCCCATGGCAAAATGGGGGAGCGATAGTTTTATCTCAGCTCAAGCAATGATTAATACCTTTAAAAAAGTCGGCGGAGCCGACGGCGTCGATTATGGCAGTCTGTTCCCGCCATTGCTTTCATTAATATGGCTAAGTAAGGTCAAATTAGCGGGCAAAGAGCTTCCTGAGGATTCCCTATGGCAAGTATCCGAAGCTGAGTTAATGACCAAGGACGACTATGACAGAATTATTACGGAAGGCTACCCCAACTGGATGATAAGTTTTTTCCATGAAAAAATAGGCGCTGATGTGTTTCAGCAAATTATGGCTGAAATGCAGAAGGGACCAGAAATCATGGAAATGTGGAAAAATAAAGGAATTCCTGTCATGAGTGGCGGCACTGCCTCCGTACCTTTTGAATATTATTGCGGTGCACGCTCCTTTGCAAAATTTGTTCGTGATCTATACAAGATTCCGGATAAAGTACAAGCCGCAATGGATGCTGCCCTACCCTATATGACTCCGCAAACGATCCAAGGGACCAAAGAGTTAGGCTGTGACTATATGTGGATCGGCGGCTGGCGCTCAGCCGGTTCCATGCTTTCCCAGCCCCTCTGGGATCGCTTCGTCTTCCCTTATTTTGAAAAAGTCATTACGGAAACCATCGAGGCCGGTTTGATTCCTATTCTTCATTTCGATTCTGATTGGACCAGAGATTTAGAACGGTTTAAGATTTTCCCTAAAGGCAAGTGCATTTTGGAATTAGATGGGATGACGGACATCTTTAAAGCTAAGGAAATTCTGGGGGATACTATGTGTATTATGGGAGACGTACCGGCATCCATGTTTACCTTAGGAACTCCCGATGAAGTTTATAAGTACAGCCGCAAGTTAATTGAGGAGATAGGACCGCAAGGGTTCATCCTTCACTCAGGCTGCGACATTCCCATTGATGCAAAATTGGAAAACGTACAGGCCATGGTCGCTGCTGCTACAGGAAAATAG
- a CDS encoding vitamin B12 dependent methionine synthase: MREPVIWEIPLPEITLNEVFQAEGADYSRRPPQPRTVKLHQRMIDEAAGLVRPTAIWVEVDVTGTGVGELFLEDGYKFSSSLLPKAAGTADKMLLIAITIGTAIEDRITEYKEAGKISETFTLDACATVYVAKAGMTAMNRLEETYHREGLKTTFPMGPGHSYWQGLDDMQVIFHFLKAEQIGLHLNDSNLIIPRKSVAMVMGAGTDLPDFQGKTHCDFCSLQTTCPLSKASCRIDSQNLREL, from the coding sequence ATGAGAGAACCGGTCATCTGGGAAATCCCCTTACCCGAGATAACCTTAAATGAAGTGTTTCAAGCAGAAGGGGCGGATTATAGCCGGCGTCCCCCTCAGCCCCGGACTGTGAAATTACACCAGCGGATGATCGATGAGGCGGCAGGTTTAGTGCGGCCAACGGCAATCTGGGTTGAGGTTGATGTGACTGGCACAGGTGTAGGGGAACTTTTTCTGGAGGACGGCTATAAGTTTTCCAGCAGCCTCTTGCCCAAAGCAGCCGGAACAGCCGACAAGATGCTCTTAATCGCAATAACCATCGGAACTGCCATTGAAGACCGGATCACAGAGTATAAGGAAGCAGGGAAAATATCTGAAACATTTACTTTAGATGCCTGTGCCACAGTCTACGTAGCTAAGGCTGGTATGACGGCTATGAATCGGCTGGAAGAGACTTACCATCGTGAAGGCTTGAAAACAACCTTTCCAATGGGGCCGGGTCACTCCTATTGGCAAGGCTTGGATGATATGCAGGTTATCTTTCACTTTCTTAAAGCAGAACAAATCGGACTTCATCTCAACGACTCAAACTTAATAATACCGCGTAAGTCCGTGGCCATGGTAATGGGAGCAGGCACTGATCTGCCCGATTTCCAGGGGAAAACTCATTGCGACTTCTGCAGCCTGCAGACAACTTGCCCGCTGAGTAAGGCTTCTTGTCGTATTGACAGTCAAAATCTTAGGGAACTATAA